A genomic segment from Chitinophagaceae bacterium encodes:
- the gldG gene encoding gliding motility-associated ABC transporter substrate-binding protein GldG encodes MIKKLINSKLWLPVVLILLAGINWAASVWHTRMDLTNENRFTLSNATVKLLQKLKDPVTVEVFLKGNYPSGFRKLSAATNDILMEFKEVAGNKIQYTFISPNETMPGTDVKYGDTLTGIGLFPINLTSQVEQGQQQQFVYPFAMVHFKDKSLPITLYQGKTPLIYFQDLSSAEAMLEYNIINAISKVTQAHKPMLAYAMGNGEPNDMRIYDLMENYLKAHYNLQACNLASDPFIPEEFAVLLVVKPTLPFTEEEKLKLDQYVMNGGKILWFIDRLDAEMDSLQIKNEVVAYDRNLQLNDLFFKYGVRQNADLIMDLQCDYLPFDVNGNGQFEYLPWNYFPVFEGNNNHPINKNLGFVTGRFVNSIDTVAAEGITKTVLLASSAHSRTIATPALISGKENVNAPEDAKFNKAHIPVAVLLEGKFTSLYRNRVSQAMSDSMAKYNLQFLPQNVSGNKMIVVADGDMVLNSVFKNNPLPMGANPFTYGTQRDIPFANGNFLENCLEYLVNENNLMEAKSKEYVVRLLDTKKVKQQKSKLQLINIVVPVLMVVLFALLFGWLRKRRYAQ; translated from the coding sequence ATGATTAAAAAACTCATTAATAGTAAACTTTGGTTGCCGGTAGTTTTAATTTTACTGGCTGGCATCAATTGGGCTGCTTCGGTTTGGCATACCCGTATGGACCTTACCAACGAAAACCGCTTTACCCTTAGCAATGCAACGGTAAAACTTTTGCAAAAATTAAAAGATCCGGTTACCGTAGAGGTTTTTTTAAAAGGGAATTATCCCAGTGGGTTTAGGAAACTCAGCGCAGCTACCAATGATATTTTGATGGAATTTAAAGAAGTGGCCGGCAATAAAATACAATACACATTTATTTCTCCCAACGAAACCATGCCGGGTACCGATGTAAAATACGGCGATACACTTACGGGCATAGGCTTGTTCCCCATAAACCTTACATCGCAGGTAGAGCAGGGGCAGCAGCAACAGTTTGTGTATCCTTTTGCCATGGTTCATTTTAAAGACAAATCTTTGCCCATAACCCTTTACCAGGGAAAAACACCGTTAATATATTTTCAGGATCTGAGTAGCGCAGAGGCAATGCTGGAATATAATATCATAAATGCCATTTCTAAAGTTACGCAGGCCCATAAGCCAATGCTGGCTTATGCCATGGGAAATGGAGAACCCAACGATATGCGTATTTATGATTTAATGGAAAATTATTTAAAGGCCCACTATAATTTGCAGGCTTGTAACCTGGCAAGCGACCCCTTTATTCCCGAAGAATTTGCAGTGTTGCTTGTGGTAAAACCTACCCTGCCATTTACTGAAGAAGAAAAGCTAAAGCTGGACCAATATGTAATGAACGGGGGAAAAATTTTGTGGTTTATTGACAGGCTCGATGCAGAAATGGATAGCCTCCAAATAAAAAATGAAGTGGTTGCTTATGACAGGAACCTGCAGCTGAACGACCTGTTTTTTAAATATGGTGTTCGCCAAAATGCCGATTTGATTATGGACCTGCAATGCGATTATTTGCCTTTTGATGTAAACGGTAACGGCCAGTTTGAATATTTACCGTGGAATTATTTTCCGGTGTTTGAAGGCAATAACAACCATCCCATAAACAAAAACCTGGGATTTGTAACAGGCCGGTTTGTGAATTCAATAGATACGGTAGCTGCCGAAGGAATTACCAAAACAGTTTTACTGGCTTCGTCTGCCCATTCAAGAACTATTGCAACACCTGCATTAATCAGCGGTAAAGAAAATGTAAATGCACCCGAAGACGCAAAATTTAATAAAGCCCATATTCCTGTAGCCGTATTGCTCGAAGGCAAATTTACTTCATTATACCGCAACAGGGTATCGCAGGCAATGAGCGATAGCATGGCAAAATATAACCTGCAGTTTTTACCACAAAATGTTTCGGGCAACAAAATGATTGTAGTGGCCGATGGCGATATGGTATTGAATTCTGTATTTAAAAACAACCCATTGCCCATGGGCGCCAACCCGTTTACTTATGGTACCCAGCGGGACATACCGTTTGCCAATGGAAATTTTTTGGAAAATTGCCTGGAGTACCTGGTAAATGAAAATAATTTAATGGAAGCAAAATCCAAAGAGTATGTTGTACGGCTGCTGGATACTAAAAAAGTAAAACAGCAAAAATCTAAACTGCAGCTCATTAATATTGTAGTTCCCGTAT